From Peptoanaerobacter stomatis, one genomic window encodes:
- a CDS encoding Mur ligase family protein, with protein sequence MIYIFIISNISAFISLLIYHTHIFQLNSYNEIEENNWLRENYYPILGRNLGLIISALFIFIFSFKFQVAGLIIATILNILTAILNREKNSKIPLKYTNRVKRMLFTVCIMYIIMLLFLIIDHNFLYFAVLEVICMITPYMLLLSNTINKPIEKHINDGFINDAKRKINSMNNLTVIGVTGSYGKTSVKHILGKLLSKDYNVLITPGNYNTTLGVVITIREHLSPIHDIFVCEMGAKSLGEIKEICDIVNPRYGIITSIGMQHLETFLSLENIITTKFELAEALPDSGTVFLNYDNEYIVNHHINKNIISYAVDNKNSNFVPYDLQVDENGSSFKLDIDNTPTSFKTKVIGKHNVLNITGCIAVAHELGVDTSTLIQRVAQLEQVEHRQQIIKKDFGLIIDDAYNSNPSGAKSALDTLSMFDMTKIVVTPGMIELGDKQYELNKEFGKQIADVADYIILVGKKQTLPIQDGIKEKNYDEKNLFIEESMQKALSLAYTLKTDKQKAILIENDLPDNY encoded by the coding sequence ATGATATATATTTTCATAATATCGAATATATCAGCATTTATTTCACTTCTGATATATCACACACATATTTTTCAACTTAATTCGTACAACGAAATAGAGGAAAATAACTGGCTTAGAGAGAATTATTATCCGATACTTGGTAGAAATCTCGGACTTATAATTTCAGCCTTATTCATCTTCATATTCAGTTTTAAATTCCAAGTGGCAGGTTTAATAATAGCTACTATACTTAACATACTGACAGCAATTTTAAACAGAGAAAAAAATTCTAAAATACCTCTTAAATATACAAATAGAGTAAAAAGAATGCTCTTTACCGTTTGCATTATGTATATAATAATGCTCTTATTTTTAATAATAGACCATAATTTTTTATATTTTGCAGTTTTAGAAGTTATATGTATGATAACACCATATATGCTACTGCTGTCAAATACAATAAATAAGCCTATCGAAAAACACATAAATGACGGCTTTATAAACGATGCCAAACGCAAAATCAATTCAATGAATAATTTAACCGTAATAGGTGTAACAGGTAGTTACGGTAAAACAAGCGTAAAACATATATTAGGAAAATTACTCAGCAAAGACTACAACGTACTCATAACACCAGGCAATTATAACACAACTCTTGGTGTAGTAATTACAATAAGAGAACATCTAAGTCCCATACATGACATATTTGTATGTGAAATGGGAGCAAAATCACTTGGAGAAATAAAAGAAATCTGTGATATTGTAAATCCGCGTTATGGTATAATTACATCCATAGGAATGCAACATCTCGAAACTTTTCTCAGCTTGGAAAATATAATAACAACAAAATTTGAATTAGCAGAAGCACTTCCTGATTCAGGAACTGTATTTTTAAACTACGACAATGAGTATATAGTAAATCATCACATAAACAAAAATATAATCTCATACGCCGTCGACAACAAAAACTCAAACTTTGTTCCATATGACTTACAGGTAGACGAAAACGGTTCAAGTTTTAAATTAGATATAGATAACACACCTACATCATTTAAAACAAAAGTGATCGGAAAACACAACGTGTTAAATATTACAGGTTGTATAGCTGTTGCGCACGAGTTAGGTGTGGACACAAGCACATTAATTCAAAGAGTCGCACAATTAGAACAGGTAGAACACAGACAACAGATAATAAAAAAAGATTTTGGGCTTATAATAGATGACGCCTATAATTCCAATCCAAGCGGTGCAAAATCTGCATTAGATACATTGTCAATGTTTGATATGACAAAAATAGTGGTAACACCCGGAATGATAGAGCTTGGAGACAAACAATATGAGCTTAACAAAGAATTTGGCAAGCAGATAGCAGATGTTGCAGATTATATAATACTCGTAGGCAAAAAACAAACCCTACCTATACAAGACGGAATAAAAGAAAAAAATTATGATGAAAAAAATCTGTTTATAGAAGAAAGTATGCAGAAAGCTCTCTCACTTGCATATACGCTTAAAACAGATAAACAAAAAGCAATTCTTATAGAAAATGATCTGCCTGATAATTATTAA
- a CDS encoding alpha/beta fold hydrolase has translation MNIEIDNIKTNYIDCGSGDTIVLLHGWGSNINLLNTLTTSLNANYRVIALDLPGFGQSSEPDYAMNVDDYTNFVINFINKLGIKKTHILGHSFGGRIIIKMVSKQNLPFQIDKIVLVDSAGIKPKKSLKVAFKIKIFKLSRKLFEGTILGKMYPNFIENMRNKSGSADYNSATPIMRQILVNVVNEDLTPLISNIKNETLLVWGDKDDATPIQDAYTMNKLIKNSGLITVKNAGHYSYLEQKDYVNSAISAFLS, from the coding sequence TTGAATATAGAAATAGATAATATAAAAACAAATTACATAGATTGTGGAAGTGGAGACACTATAGTGCTGTTGCACGGCTGGGGTTCCAATATAAACTTGTTAAACACCCTAACAACATCACTTAACGCAAACTATCGTGTAATCGCATTAGACCTTCCGGGGTTCGGTCAAAGCAGTGAGCCCGATTATGCTATGAACGTAGACGATTACACAAATTTTGTCATAAACTTTATAAATAAATTAGGCATAAAAAAGACACATATATTGGGACATTCTTTTGGCGGAAGAATAATAATTAAAATGGTGAGCAAGCAAAATCTTCCTTTTCAAATAGACAAGATAGTACTTGTAGACTCTGCCGGAATAAAACCGAAAAAAAGTCTTAAAGTAGCATTTAAAATAAAAATTTTCAAGCTTTCAAGAAAATTATTTGAAGGCACTATACTTGGTAAAATGTATCCCAATTTCATAGAAAATATGCGAAATAAAAGCGGTTCCGCTGATTATAACTCTGCAACACCTATAATGCGTCAAATATTGGTAAATGTAGTAAACGAAGATCTGACACCGCTAATTTCTAATATAAAAAATGAAACTCTGCTTGTATGGGGAGATAAAGATGATGCAACACCTATACAAGACGCATATACTATGAACAAACTCATAAAAAACAGCGGACTTATAACTGTAAAAAACGCCGGACATTACAGTTATTTGGAACAGAAAGATTATGTAAATTCTGCTATATCAGCTTTCTTATCATAA